cttctctctctctctttctcccacACACTCTATCTTTTTCGATACGTACGCGCGTCTGAGCAAATCAGATCGCCGCGAGCGCACATGATTAAGTAACAACTGTCTGGCGATTCGCGCCGCGACGAAGAGAGCCCGTGCACACCGATGATGAAAAATGCAACCGTAAAGGAAAGTCACACAATGATTGGACGTGGGTACGCGCTGTGCTGTGCGATAAAGAGCGACAATATGCTTATCAAGTGCTAGAAGAGGCGGAGACGAACCCCTGTTTCGCTTACAAAAATTACTGCACTGTGTCGACAGGTTGATATGAAAACGTTTAACTTATATCTGATTTTCAATAAACCAATACTTTCACTTCTTCCACTTTTTCTTCGCGACCTCGTCTTCTTATCGTGAAATAGATTTCGTAACAATAATAAAGGGCTAAAAATTCTACAAAGATCTCACATTTTAGGGCAATCAGGGCCTGTGCGTTGGCGTTTGATCGTTGGCTCCGCGCTTGAGTCTTCGAGTTTATGAGATGATCATCCCGTTCCTCTTTTATACACCCACATTCTCTCATCCCCCCAACCCCTATACTCGACACACCATACTCTCCTAACCTCACATACGCTTGCACAATACGTCGTACTTACCATATACCTCTTACAATATTTTTCTCATTTATATTCAtttattattctattttaaTTATATCAATACTGTTGACGGATAGAGATTCATTCACAGCTCGCTTCAGAGCGAATGATCGTCTCTGCCGCAGCGCGTGGCATACCGTTTTACGTTCAACCTCGAATACGATTTGACTTTTCCCCCGAGAAGCGTTTCACCGCCAATCAATCTTCCTCCTTCTATTTTATTATACGTTTTGTCCTTTTTGACATAATGTTTTATCACACGCTAAACCTTCACCCTCCAGCTCCGAGAAGTAGTCACGATGTTCGCCATGGCGTCCCAGAAGGCCTCTGAACGATCCACGCGAAGCGAACACCCATCGGTCCTCGTACCCTCGGTTCGATGGGCTCGGAAATACCACGCGACCTCCCCTCTCCCTTCGAGGATAAAAACAGACGGTCGAAAACCTCGAACGGGAACACGTGCGTCCATCCTCGGCCTCGATAATGTCCACGATCGGTCATGAAACACTATCTAGTCGTACAGAGCATTGTCCTTTTTGAATCAAACTGCTCGGGCACGCACCAGACGCACATCTCTTCTACACCGAGTTTGTCGCGTCTACCTTCCTACATTCAACCGACCACGGACAATCACTTGTGACCACGCTGAGCGAGAAAATACTCCATCTGCTGCAAACAGATTAACTGCTGCATCAAACTCTGCAGCGGGTCCTGGCCCTGAGATTGAGGAGCTTGTTGCCCTTGCTGGAGCGACTGCATCAAACCTCCACCAGCAGGCTGAGCAGCCGGCGGCAGCATCGTGCCCGGTGGACCCGACTGCTCGGCCAACAATTGCCGCTGAAGCTGTTGTACCTGATAGTGGAACTGGGCCGCCACGGCCATCAGCTCCGAGGATTCCATCCCCATGGAAGCTGCTGCTGCAGCGGCTGCAGCCGCGGCGTGACCCAGTTGCACGTGCTGCTGTTCCGTGTGATGGCTAGACAGGTCAGCCTGATGACAAGCTAGCGGGTGCATGCCAAGTTGCGACAGTCTGCTGGCCTGGGAGACAGGCGAGGCCAAGTAGGCGCCGGGGAGGCTAGGGTTCTCGCCCCGCTAGGGAGCCACGTTCTTGGGCCTGCGCCCCCGTCGCCCCCTGGTGGGGGGGCGCGGGGACTCCTGGCCTCACTGGCTCACCGCGGGGCTCTTTTTATCCTGTTGCTGCTGACTGGCATCCTGCGATCCTTGTACTCCTGCTGACGCGCCTCCCTGTCCGCCTTGCACTCCCTGAAACGCAACATACTCACGGTAATGCTCCATCCGCCTTCACTaaaaaggattcaagattggagtTCAGTAATAAAGAGATGCTACCATAGCACTGATTGTGAactgtata
The sequence above is a segment of the Calliopsis andreniformis isolate RMS-2024a chromosome 3, iyCalAndr_principal, whole genome shotgun sequence genome. Coding sequences within it:
- the LOC143188651 gene encoding uncharacterized protein LOC143188651, with translation MHPLACHQADLSSHHTEQQHVQLGHAAAAAAAAAASMGMESSELMAVAAQFHYQVQQLQRQLLAEQSGPPGTMLPPAAQPAGGGLMQSLQQGQQAPQSQGQDPLQSLMQQLICLQQMEYFLAQRGHK